In Kitasatospora viridis, a single window of DNA contains:
- a CDS encoding hemolysin family protein — MIAFQLFAAVLLLLGNAYFVGAEFAVISVRRSQLEPLAEAGDRRAGTVLRALSDVSAMLAAAQLGITVCSLLLGALAEPTIAELLSGPFHAAGMSAGVEHLVSYLLALALVVFLHMVIGEMVPKNVALAAPDKAALWLGPPLARLARLLGPVIRFLNAFANLVLRLFKVAPKSEVESVVTDEQLLWILAESRAAGLLAEAERERLEDALELGHRPVREVLLPMDRLVTVDTAVTARQIEERALATGFSRFPVLGPDGAILGYLHLKDVLEAEDPDAPLPVRLWRPVTVVPESLPLDDALTAMRRAAAHLAAVTDPAGRTLGLVTLEDVLEELVGEMHDPDHVRRAA; from the coding sequence ATGATCGCGTTCCAGCTCTTCGCGGCCGTCCTGCTGCTGCTCGGCAACGCCTACTTCGTCGGCGCCGAGTTCGCGGTGATCTCGGTGCGGCGCAGCCAGCTCGAACCGCTGGCCGAGGCGGGCGACCGCCGGGCCGGCACGGTGCTGCGCGCGCTCTCCGACGTCTCGGCGATGCTGGCCGCCGCCCAGCTCGGCATCACCGTCTGCTCGCTGCTGCTCGGCGCGCTGGCCGAGCCGACCATCGCCGAGCTGCTCTCCGGCCCGTTCCACGCGGCCGGCATGTCGGCCGGGGTGGAGCACCTGGTCTCCTACCTGCTGGCGCTGGCCCTGGTGGTCTTCCTGCACATGGTGATCGGCGAGATGGTGCCGAAGAACGTGGCGCTGGCCGCGCCGGACAAGGCCGCGCTGTGGCTCGGCCCGCCGCTGGCCCGGCTGGCCCGGCTGCTCGGCCCGGTGATCCGGTTCCTCAACGCCTTCGCCAACCTGGTGCTGCGGCTGTTCAAGGTGGCGCCGAAGTCCGAGGTGGAGTCGGTGGTGACCGACGAGCAGCTGCTCTGGATCCTGGCCGAGTCGCGGGCCGCCGGCCTGCTCGCCGAGGCCGAGCGGGAGCGGCTGGAGGACGCCCTGGAGCTGGGCCACCGCCCGGTCCGCGAGGTGCTGCTGCCGATGGACCGGCTGGTCACCGTGGACACCGCGGTGACGGCCCGGCAGATCGAGGAGCGGGCGCTGGCCACCGGCTTCTCCCGCTTCCCGGTGCTCGGGCCGGACGGCGCGATCCTCGGCTACCTGCACCTCAAGGACGTGCTGGAGGCCGAGGACCCGGACGCGCCGCTGCCGGTGCGGCTGTGGCGCCCGGTCACCGTGGTGCCCGAGTCGCTGCCGCTGGACGACGCGCTGACCGCGATGCGGCGGGCCGCCGCGCACCTGGCGGCGGTCACCGACCCGGCCGGGCGCACGCTGGGCCTGGTCACCCTGGAGGACGTGCTGGAGGAGCTGGTCGGCGAGATGCACGACCCGGACCACGTGCGCCGGGCCGCCTGA
- a CDS encoding hemolysin family protein translates to MTTAWLLLAAALLLILANGLFVAAEFSFVTVDRGAVDRAARDGDRRAHGLRQALRSLSFQLSGAQLGITITSLVVGMLAEPALAVLLTSPLTDLDLSEGTARGLSAVVGMLVATVLQMVIGELVPKNWAISRPLQVARAVAAPQRLFSAACGPLIRVLNGCANRLVRALGVEPTEELEHARTPDELAFLARHSAQAGAMEQDAALLFVRTLNLGGLTAESVMTPRVEVAALGQDATAADVVNLTRATGFSRFPVYRDSLDDITGTVTLKDALGVRADLRAEVTVGRLAADPLLVPETLSAEQLLEQLRRRQPMAIVIDEYGGTAGVATLEDIVEEIVGEVRDEHDPGESPELLAVPPVAGHPAWLADGRARIDQLAGIGLHAPHGPYETLAGLLADLLGRIPERGDTATLPGWELTVQGVDRHRTTSVRLVHLGETA, encoded by the coding sequence GTGACCACCGCCTGGCTGCTGCTCGCCGCGGCCCTGCTGCTCATCCTCGCCAACGGCCTCTTCGTCGCCGCCGAGTTCTCCTTCGTCACCGTGGACCGGGGCGCGGTGGACCGCGCGGCCCGCGACGGCGACCGGCGCGCCCACGGCCTGCGGCAGGCGCTGCGCTCGCTCTCCTTCCAACTCTCCGGCGCCCAGCTCGGCATCACCATCACCTCGCTGGTGGTCGGCATGCTCGCCGAGCCGGCCCTCGCCGTGCTGCTCACCTCGCCGCTCACCGACCTCGACCTGTCCGAGGGCACGGCCCGGGGCCTGTCCGCCGTGGTCGGCATGCTGGTGGCCACCGTGCTGCAGATGGTGATCGGCGAACTGGTGCCGAAGAACTGGGCGATCTCCCGCCCGCTCCAGGTGGCCCGCGCGGTCGCCGCCCCGCAGCGGCTGTTCAGCGCCGCCTGCGGCCCGCTGATCCGGGTGCTCAACGGCTGCGCCAACCGGCTGGTCCGGGCGCTCGGGGTCGAGCCGACCGAGGAGCTGGAGCACGCCCGCACCCCGGACGAACTCGCCTTCCTGGCCCGGCACTCGGCCCAGGCCGGGGCGATGGAGCAGGACGCGGCGCTGCTCTTCGTGCGCACCCTGAACCTGGGCGGGCTGACCGCCGAGTCGGTGATGACCCCCCGGGTGGAGGTGGCCGCGCTCGGCCAGGACGCCACCGCGGCGGACGTGGTCAACCTGACCCGGGCCACCGGCTTCTCCCGCTTCCCGGTCTACCGGGACAGCCTGGACGACATCACCGGCACGGTCACCCTGAAGGACGCCCTCGGGGTCCGCGCCGACCTGCGCGCCGAGGTGACGGTGGGTCGGCTCGCCGCCGACCCGCTGCTGGTGCCCGAGACGCTCTCGGCCGAGCAGCTGCTGGAGCAGCTGAGGCGCCGTCAGCCGATGGCGATCGTGATCGACGAGTACGGCGGCACGGCCGGGGTGGCCACCCTGGAGGACATCGTCGAGGAGATCGTCGGCGAGGTGCGCGACGAGCACGACCCGGGGGAGAGCCCCGAACTGCTCGCCGTCCCACCGGTGGCCGGCCACCCGGCCTGGCTGGCCGACGGCCGGGCCCGGATCGACCAGCTGGCCGGCATCGGCCTGCACGCCCCGCACGGCCCCTACGAGACGCTGGCCGGCCTGCTCGCCGACCTGCTCGGCCGGATCCCGGAGCGCGGCGACACCGCGACCCTGCCCGGCTGGGAGCTCACCGTGCAGGGCGTCGACCGGCACCGCACCACCAGCGTCCGGCTGGTCCACCTGGGAGAGACGGCATGA
- a CDS encoding phosphoribosyl-ATP diphosphatase, translating into MASKTFEELFAELQQKAATGDPASSRTAQLVEQGVHAIGKKVVEEAAEVWMAAEFQTKEQTAEEISQLLYHLQVMMVARGLTLDDVYAYL; encoded by the coding sequence ATGGCTTCGAAGACATTCGAGGAGCTCTTCGCCGAGCTCCAGCAGAAGGCCGCCACCGGCGACCCCGCGTCCTCCCGCACCGCCCAGCTCGTCGAGCAGGGCGTCCATGCGATCGGCAAGAAGGTCGTGGAGGAGGCGGCCGAGGTCTGGATGGCCGCCGAGTTCCAGACCAAGGAGCAGACCGCCGAGGAGATCTCGCAGCTGCTGTACCACCTCCAGGTGATGATGGTCGCGCGCGGGCTGACGCTCGACGACGTCTACGCCTACCTCTGA
- a CDS encoding nicotinamide mononucleotide transporter family protein, with the protein MSWLDWLNHDAFGLFHQEFKWNDVLGNLLGLAALALGWRRSIVSWPVQLLSGLVLISANYSAHLSGGVGKQLVVIAASIWGWNRWQRGLRRDGDIRIRFATWTERGLLVLGTAVATTAVALVFQHWNLSWSPWADAYIFVGTLAAMVAQARGWVEFWFAWIAVDLVGVPLAFTSGLPFSGLVYVVYFVLVLLGLRSWWQRTLIPTPAPTLQGVTA; encoded by the coding sequence ATGAGCTGGCTGGACTGGCTGAACCACGACGCCTTCGGCCTGTTCCACCAGGAGTTCAAGTGGAACGACGTGCTGGGCAACCTGCTCGGCCTGGCCGCCCTGGCCCTCGGCTGGCGCCGCTCGATCGTCAGCTGGCCGGTCCAGCTGCTCTCCGGCCTGGTGCTGATCAGCGCCAACTACTCGGCCCACCTGTCCGGCGGCGTCGGCAAGCAGCTCGTGGTGATCGCCGCCTCGATCTGGGGCTGGAACCGCTGGCAGCGCGGCCTGCGCCGGGACGGTGACATCCGGATCCGGTTCGCCACCTGGACCGAGCGCGGCCTGCTGGTGCTCGGCACCGCCGTGGCCACCACCGCCGTCGCCCTGGTCTTCCAGCACTGGAACCTCTCCTGGTCGCCCTGGGCCGACGCCTACATCTTCGTCGGCACGCTGGCCGCGATGGTCGCCCAGGCCCGCGGCTGGGTGGAGTTCTGGTTCGCCTGGATCGCGGTGGACCTGGTCGGCGTCCCGCTCGCCTTCACCAGCGGACTGCCGTTCTCCGGCCTGGTCTACGTCGTCTACTTCGTCCTGGTGCTGCTCGGCCTGCGCTCCTGGTGGCAGCGCACCCTGATCCCCACCCCCGCCCCCACCCTGCAGGGAGTCACGGCATGA
- a CDS encoding bifunctional 3,4-dihydroxy-2-butanone-4-phosphate synthase/GTP cyclohydrolase II has translation MTADTHTTDLTLDPVERAIADIAAGRAVVVVDDEDRENEGDLIFAATAATPELLAFTIRHTSGVICVPVTHADADRLGLPPMTRVNEDRKGTAYTVSVDARDVEATGISAVDRALTIRLLGEPVSTAADFTRPGHVFPLRAADGGVLARPGHTEAGVDLARLAGLPAAAAICEVVNDDGTMARLPELVPFAREHGLSIISIEDLIAYRRRTESQVERVAVTSLPTEHGDFTAVGYRDVLTGAEHVALVAGGLDGEGRLPDGEEVLVRLHSECLTGDVLGSLRCDCGPQLQASLAQVAAAGRGVVVYLRGHEGRGIGLGHKLRAYQLQEQGRDTVDANLELGLPADARDYSTGAQILTDLGVRSLTLLTNNPDKLAALTEHGLKVGGREPIPVQAGRHNLRYLLTKRDRMGHDLPWLVG, from the coding sequence ATGACCGCCGACACGCACACCACGGACCTCACCCTCGACCCGGTCGAGCGGGCCATCGCCGACATCGCGGCCGGCCGCGCCGTGGTCGTGGTGGACGACGAGGACCGCGAGAACGAGGGCGACCTGATCTTCGCGGCCACCGCCGCCACCCCCGAACTGCTCGCCTTCACCATCCGCCACACCTCCGGCGTGATCTGCGTGCCGGTCACCCACGCCGACGCGGACCGGCTCGGCCTGCCGCCGATGACCCGGGTCAACGAGGACCGCAAGGGCACCGCGTACACCGTCTCGGTGGACGCCCGGGACGTGGAGGCCACCGGCATCTCCGCGGTCGACCGCGCGCTCACCATCCGGCTGCTCGGCGAACCCGTCTCCACCGCCGCGGACTTCACCCGCCCTGGCCACGTCTTCCCGCTGCGCGCGGCGGACGGCGGGGTGCTGGCCCGCCCGGGCCACACCGAGGCCGGGGTGGACCTGGCGCGGCTGGCCGGCCTGCCGGCGGCCGCCGCGATCTGCGAGGTGGTCAACGACGACGGCACCATGGCCCGGCTGCCCGAGCTGGTCCCGTTCGCCCGCGAGCACGGCCTGTCGATCATCTCGATCGAGGACCTGATCGCCTACCGCCGCCGCACCGAGTCCCAGGTCGAGCGGGTGGCCGTGACCTCGCTGCCGACCGAGCACGGCGACTTCACCGCCGTCGGCTACCGGGACGTGCTGACCGGCGCCGAGCACGTCGCCCTGGTGGCCGGCGGGCTGGACGGCGAAGGCCGGCTGCCGGACGGCGAGGAGGTGCTGGTCCGGCTGCACTCCGAGTGCCTGACCGGCGACGTGCTCGGCTCGCTGCGCTGCGACTGCGGCCCGCAGCTGCAGGCCTCGCTGGCCCAGGTGGCCGCGGCCGGCCGCGGCGTGGTGGTCTACCTGCGCGGCCACGAGGGCCGGGGCATCGGCCTGGGCCACAAGCTGCGCGCCTACCAGCTGCAGGAGCAGGGCCGGGACACCGTGGACGCCAACCTGGAGCTCGGCCTGCCGGCCGACGCCCGCGACTACAGCACCGGCGCGCAGATCCTCACCGACCTCGGGGTGCGCTCGCTCACCCTGCTGACCAACAACCCCGACAAGCTGGCCGCGCTCACCGAGCACGGCCTCAAGGTCGGCGGGCGGGAGCCGATCCCGGTGCAGGCCGGCCGGCACAACCTGCGCTACCTGCTCACCAAGCGCGACCGGATGGGCCACGACCTGCCGTGGCTCGTCGGCTGA
- a CDS encoding PH domain-containing protein has product MTGPVPPNPPALPVTWRPRRNRAVLLAASALLAAVFVGMALVLPPSWQLNDRIMLLCLGAVFSGVGLMLARPRVVADPEGVLVVNLVRSRRLHWAEIVRVNLRQGDPWVTLDLADGTSLAAMGIQPSGGRDQAVRAALQLRDLADERGATSEPATA; this is encoded by the coding sequence ATGACCGGCCCCGTACCGCCGAACCCGCCAGCCCTGCCCGTCACCTGGCGGCCGCGCCGCAACCGCGCGGTGCTGCTGGCGGCGAGCGCGCTGCTCGCGGCGGTCTTCGTCGGCATGGCGCTGGTGCTCCCGCCCAGTTGGCAGTTGAACGACCGGATCATGCTGCTCTGCCTCGGCGCGGTCTTCTCCGGGGTCGGCCTGATGCTGGCCCGCCCCCGGGTGGTGGCCGACCCGGAGGGCGTGCTGGTGGTCAACCTGGTGCGCTCGCGCCGACTGCACTGGGCCGAGATCGTGCGGGTGAACCTCCGTCAGGGCGACCCCTGGGTCACCCTGGACCTGGCCGACGGCACCTCGCTGGCCGCCATGGGCATCCAGCCCAGCGGCGGCCGCGACCAGGCCGTGCGGGCCGCGCTGCAACTGCGCGACCTGGCCGACGAGCGCGGCGCGACCAGCGAGCCGGCCACCGCCTAG
- the ribH gene encoding 6,7-dimethyl-8-ribityllumazine synthase: MAGHGAPVLTVENAHDLRVAVVAAQWHTQVMDGLLNGAERALKELGIAGPTVLRVPGTFELPVAAARLAEAGYDAVIALGVVIRGGTPHFDYVCQAATVGLTEVSVRTGVPVGFGVLTCDNEEQAIDRAGLPGSAEDKGHEAVTAAVATAAALRTLTR, from the coding sequence ATGGCCGGTCACGGCGCCCCCGTACTGACCGTCGAGAACGCCCACGACCTGCGGGTCGCCGTGGTCGCGGCCCAGTGGCACACCCAGGTGATGGACGGCCTGCTGAACGGCGCCGAGCGCGCCCTCAAGGAGCTCGGCATCGCCGGGCCGACCGTGCTGCGGGTGCCCGGCACCTTCGAGCTGCCGGTCGCCGCGGCCCGCCTCGCCGAGGCCGGTTACGACGCGGTGATCGCGCTCGGCGTGGTCATCCGCGGCGGCACCCCGCACTTCGACTACGTCTGCCAGGCCGCCACCGTCGGCCTCACCGAGGTCTCGGTGCGCACCGGCGTGCCGGTCGGCTTCGGCGTGCTGACCTGCGACAACGAGGAGCAGGCGATCGACCGCGCGGGCCTGCCCGGCTCCGCCGAGGACAAGGGCCACGAGGCGGTCACCGCCGCCGTCGCCACCGCCGCCGCGCTGCGCACGCTGACCCGCTGA
- a CDS encoding AAA family ATPase: MDAYTAGAYARAEEEFRTAVRLDPGMADAWLGLHALRCDTSGALLAMHRNKKRFGEQRSRHHRPLSSWYWLGWWVQPVLEDERDLALAHASHWLDGRHLPELDRALTQCPPVEQDPSVRFLHACRSYLLKDWEQLIRDTDQLLDDHLLGIEAGLFGGMARVRLDMCAQAQAPLAASLARCRSEQPQRKELRYWLARAYEGAGRSAAALPLYRSVHRADPAFMDTAARLAAIAAEDGLGLLEELPAFGPAEAADSIALDLIAGPGPAPIDLGPPTPAESLPGGPLTEGPFAENLLAGGPLATGPYADGPYADGPRVDGPLPLAERSGEGPREGDPALPQPPAGPPSAPTVRQDGPTALSAPAPAATQQRLEAALGALEQMVGLDPVKRQVRALSAQLRMAGLRAEQGLPVQPPKRHFVFSGPSGTGKTTVARILGQVFHALGLLSGDHLVEAQRADLVGEFLGQTAVKANELIDSALDGVLFIDEAYSLANSGYSKGDAYGDEALQVLLKRAEDNRDRLVVILAGYPEGMNRLLAANPGLNSRFTTRVDFPSYRPAELTAIGSALAARDGDGWDEDAADELASICAHVVAEGWIDDLGNGRFIRTLYEKSCAYRDLRLSQSRELPSREDLATLRLPDLVQAYGELIDGAG; encoded by the coding sequence ATGGACGCCTACACGGCCGGCGCCTACGCCCGGGCCGAGGAGGAGTTCCGCACGGCCGTGCGGCTCGACCCCGGGATGGCCGACGCCTGGCTCGGCCTGCACGCGCTGCGCTGCGACACCTCCGGCGCGCTGCTCGCGATGCACCGCAACAAGAAACGTTTCGGCGAGCAGCGCAGCCGCCACCACCGTCCGCTCAGCTCCTGGTACTGGCTCGGCTGGTGGGTCCAGCCCGTGCTGGAGGACGAGCGCGACCTGGCCCTGGCGCACGCCTCGCACTGGCTGGACGGGCGCCACCTGCCCGAGCTCGACCGGGCGCTGACCCAGTGCCCGCCGGTCGAGCAGGACCCCTCGGTGCGCTTCCTGCACGCCTGCCGCTCCTACCTGCTCAAGGACTGGGAGCAGCTGATCCGGGACACCGACCAGCTGCTCGACGACCACCTGCTCGGCATCGAGGCCGGCCTGTTCGGCGGCATGGCCCGGGTCCGGCTGGACATGTGCGCCCAGGCCCAGGCCCCGCTCGCCGCCTCGCTGGCCCGCTGCCGCTCCGAGCAGCCGCAGCGCAAGGAGCTGCGCTACTGGCTGGCCCGGGCCTACGAGGGCGCGGGGCGCAGCGCCGCCGCGCTGCCGCTCTACCGCTCGGTGCACCGGGCCGACCCGGCGTTCATGGACACCGCCGCCCGGCTCGCCGCGATCGCCGCCGAGGACGGGCTCGGCCTGCTGGAGGAGCTGCCCGCGTTCGGTCCGGCCGAGGCGGCCGACTCGATCGCGCTGGACCTGATCGCCGGCCCCGGTCCGGCCCCCATCGACCTGGGCCCGCCCACGCCCGCCGAGAGCCTGCCGGGCGGCCCGCTCACCGAGGGCCCGTTCGCCGAGAACCTGCTCGCCGGCGGCCCGCTCGCCACCGGGCCGTACGCCGACGGGCCCTACGCCGACGGACCGCGCGTCGACGGACCGCTGCCGCTGGCCGAGCGCTCCGGCGAGGGCCCGCGCGAGGGCGATCCGGCCCTCCCCCAGCCGCCGGCCGGGCCGCCGTCCGCGCCGACGGTCCGTCAGGACGGCCCGACCGCCCTGTCGGCGCCCGCCCCCGCGGCCACCCAGCAGCGCCTGGAGGCGGCACTGGGGGCGCTGGAGCAGATGGTCGGACTGGACCCGGTCAAGCGCCAGGTGCGGGCGCTCTCGGCCCAGCTGCGGATGGCCGGGCTGCGCGCCGAGCAGGGCCTGCCGGTGCAGCCGCCCAAGCGGCACTTCGTCTTCTCCGGCCCCTCCGGCACCGGCAAGACCACGGTGGCCCGGATCCTCGGCCAGGTCTTCCACGCCCTCGGCCTGCTCTCCGGCGACCACCTGGTGGAGGCCCAGCGGGCCGACCTGGTGGGCGAGTTCCTCGGCCAGACCGCGGTCAAGGCGAACGAGCTGATCGACTCCGCGCTGGACGGCGTGCTCTTCATCGACGAGGCCTACAGCCTGGCCAACTCCGGCTACAGCAAGGGCGACGCGTACGGCGACGAGGCGCTGCAGGTGCTGCTCAAGCGGGCCGAGGACAACCGGGACCGGCTGGTGGTGATCCTGGCCGGCTACCCGGAGGGGATGAACCGCCTGCTGGCCGCCAACCCGGGCCTCAACTCCCGTTTCACCACCCGGGTGGACTTCCCCAGCTACCGCCCCGCCGAGCTGACCGCGATCGGCAGCGCGCTGGCCGCCCGGGACGGCGACGGCTGGGACGAGGACGCCGCCGACGAACTGGCCAGCATCTGCGCCCACGTGGTGGCCGAGGGCTGGATCGACGACCTGGGCAACGGACGGTTCATCAGAACCCTCTACGAGAAGTCCTGCGCCTACCGGGACCTGCGGCTCTCGCAGTCCCGCGAGCTGCCCAGCCGGGAGGACCTGGCCACCCTGCGGCTGCCCGACCTGGTGCAGGCCTACGGCGAGCTGATCGACGGCGCGGGCTGA
- a CDS encoding uridine kinase family protein: MSDPNPADPLGPLASELLALPPSLGPVRLVAVDGHAGSGKTTFAGRLAAALGGAPVVHLDDLATHAEFFGWVGRLREWVLDPLERGEPARFEAYDWVAQRFRGAREIPPAPVVLLEGVGAGRRAVRPALAALVWMELPAAEARERGLRRDGPELTAFWEHWSAAEAAHFAADPSRPFAQLRVDGRTGRPGH; this comes from the coding sequence GTGTCCGATCCGAACCCCGCCGACCCGCTCGGTCCGTTGGCCTCCGAACTCCTCGCCCTGCCGCCCTCGCTGGGCCCGGTGCGGCTGGTCGCCGTGGACGGCCACGCCGGCTCCGGCAAGACCACCTTCGCCGGGCGGCTGGCGGCCGCCCTGGGCGGCGCGCCGGTGGTGCACCTGGACGACCTGGCGACGCACGCGGAGTTCTTCGGGTGGGTCGGGCGGCTGCGCGAGTGGGTGCTGGACCCGTTGGAACGCGGTGAGCCGGCCCGGTTCGAGGCGTACGACTGGGTGGCCCAGCGCTTCCGAGGGGCGCGCGAGATCCCGCCCGCGCCCGTGGTGCTCCTGGAGGGGGTGGGTGCCGGGCGGCGGGCGGTGCGGCCGGCGCTCGCGGCGCTGGTCTGGATGGAACTGCCGGCCGCCGAGGCCCGCGAGCGCGGGCTGCGCCGGGACGGTCCGGAGCTCACCGCCTTCTGGGAGCACTGGTCGGCGGCCGAGGCGGCGCACTTCGCGGCCGACCCGAGCCGCCCGTTCGCACAGCTCAGAGTGGACGGTCGCACCGGCCGACCAGGGCACTAA
- the hisG gene encoding ATP phosphoribosyltransferase, producing the protein MLRIALPNKGSLSGPAAEMLHEAGYRQRKDPKELVLVDPENQVEFFFLRPRDIAVYVGSGRLDVGLTGRDLLLDSNADADEVLALGFAGSTFRFAGPAGSPKDVHGLQGMRIATSYTGLVTQHLAEHGVQATVTKLDGAVETAVQLGVADVIADVVETGTSLRNAGLEVFGEPILVSDAVVIRPKGAGDDPAVEQFLRRLQGVLVARRYVLMDYDIRAEKVTDAVALTPGLESPTVSPLHTEGWVAVRSMVLRKEAQKIMDDLWAIGARGVLVTNIHACRL; encoded by the coding sequence ATGCTGCGCATCGCCCTCCCCAACAAGGGTTCGCTCTCGGGTCCCGCGGCGGAGATGCTCCATGAGGCCGGCTACCGCCAGCGCAAGGACCCGAAGGAACTGGTCCTGGTCGACCCCGAGAACCAGGTCGAGTTCTTCTTCCTGCGCCCGCGCGACATCGCGGTCTACGTCGGCTCCGGCCGGCTCGACGTCGGCCTGACCGGCCGCGACCTGCTGCTGGACTCCAACGCCGACGCCGACGAGGTGCTCGCGCTCGGCTTCGCCGGCTCCACCTTCCGGTTCGCCGGCCCGGCCGGCTCGCCGAAGGACGTGCACGGTCTCCAGGGCATGCGGATCGCCACCTCGTACACCGGCCTGGTCACCCAGCACCTGGCCGAGCACGGCGTGCAGGCCACCGTCACCAAGCTGGACGGCGCGGTGGAGACCGCGGTGCAGCTCGGCGTCGCCGACGTGATCGCCGACGTGGTGGAGACCGGCACCAGCCTGCGCAACGCCGGTCTGGAGGTCTTCGGCGAGCCGATCCTGGTCTCCGACGCGGTGGTCATCCGGCCCAAGGGCGCCGGCGACGACCCGGCGGTGGAGCAGTTCCTGCGCCGTCTGCAGGGCGTCCTGGTGGCCCGCCGCTACGTGCTGATGGACTACGACATCCGGGCCGAGAAGGTGACCGACGCGGTCGCCCTGACCCCGGGTCTGGAGTCGCCCACGGTCTCGCCGCTGCACACCGAGGGCTGGGTCGCGGTCCGCTCGATGGTGCTCCGCAAGGAGGCCCAGAAGATCATGGACGACCTCTGGGCGATCGGCGCCCGCGGCGTCCTGGTCACCAACATCCACGCCTGCCGCCTCTAG